A genome region from Purpureocillium takamizusanense chromosome 8, complete sequence includes the following:
- a CDS encoding uncharacterized protein (EggNog:ENOG503P7K4), translated as MHKHKEKSKAHSPWGAWSDWVWDETHGRHYRVRQDINGKYDYDWAEPQAMPRDMGHLARDFAHLSTADSSYEPQAGEYTVSSGADDKRSGKPKTKSSSKQGTQKRSDDPGIGSSRPGYADQRYEYTDVAANSYYPQSSGAADLDMRRGDPRTPSAYGATAPTYTMASQSNSHDPRGEEEMQAAVAASHAMYYGQGQRAGESSAAAYGAYYEEEDEGPPTPKPLVTGEDELLAEEMDPRYRVEHSAKFQPGEIFKVHWSEPQGTGNDYAPSVSGREEIQNKFGTKFYVGFRRFIVVASDLGHSTCVPILTYGGKGCKKRGVKPAKHGIIYERGHRPRLLDKEPPLGFPAVKVQMTEEGERLSKESRVNYSKLVTVEHNIKVFFIGTIVGDDWELVQDAVNQCWDQKNRHKKRR; from the exons ATGCACAAGCACAAGGAAAAGTCAAAGGCTCACTCGCCATGGGGTGCTTGGTCGGACTGGGTCTGGGACGAGACGCATGGCCGCCACTATCGCGTCCGTCAGGATATAAACG GCAAATATGACTACGACTGGGCTGAGCCGCAGGCGATGCCGCGCGACATGGGACATCTCGCGCGGGACTTTGCGCATCTCTCTACAGCAGACTCGTCTTACGAGCCGCAGG CGGGGGAATACACCGtctccagcggcgccgacgacaagagaTCGGGCAAGCCCAAGACCAAGAGCTCCTCCAAGCAAGGGACGCAGAAGCGCAGCGATGACCCCGGCATCGGGTCAAGCCGTCCTGGTTACGCCGACCAGAGAT ACGAATAcaccgacgtggccgccaaCAGCTACTACCCTCAGTCATCAGGTGCGGCCGACCTGGACATGCGACGTGGCGACCCGCGGACGCCAAGCGCATATGGCGCCACGGCACCAACCTACACGA TGGCTTCCCAGAGCAACAGTCACGACCCGAGAGGCGAGGAAGAAATGCAAGCGGCCGTAGCGGCGAGCCATGCAATGTACTACGGTCAGGGCCAGAGGGCTGGCGAGTCTTCTGCGGCAGCATACG GAGCATATtatgaggaggaggacgaaggcCCGCCCACGCCTAAGCCTCTGGTCACCGGCGAAGATGAACTGCTGGCCGAGGAAATGGACCCTC GATATCGAGTAGAGCACTCAGCCAAATTCCAGCCCGGAGAG ATCTTCAAAGTGCACTGGTCGGAGCCGCAAGGGACTGGCAACGACTACGCGCCGAGCGTGTCGGGCAGAGAAGAAATTCAGAACAAATTCGGCACAAAGTTCTATGTCGGATTTCGCCGCTTCATAGTGGTTGCGAGCGATCTCGGCCACAGCACCTGCGT ACCCATCCTCACATATGGCGGCAAGGGGTGCAAGAAAAGGGGCGTCAAGCCAGCCAAGCACGGCATCATCTACGAACGCGGGCACAGACCGCGGCTGTTGGACAAGGAACCGCCGCTCGGGTTCCCCGCCGTCAAGGTGCAGATGACGGAAGAAGGCGAGAGGCTGTCCAAGGAGTCCCGAGTCAACTACTCGAAGCTGGTGACGGTAGAGCACAACATCAAAGTCTTCTTCATCGGGACGATTGTGGGCGACGACTGGGAGCTGGTGCAGGATGCCGTCAACCAGTGCTGGGACCAGAAGAACCGCCACAAGAAGCGGAGGTGA
- a CDS encoding uncharacterized protein (COG:U~COG:Y~EggNog:ENOG503NWD3), with protein MAWQPAPESLRQLAACLKDSLSGFDKNAQKQAEVMLEQAKSSPDINNYLAYIFSSSQVPDGLQCGEQDYHLVRSAAGIMLKNNVKAEWKSIPESSLQLVKLAVPHALQDKNAQIRGFAGNIATEVIKKGGLLGWPDLLPQLLDMIGNANGNVSSEGQEGAMSAMAKICEDNARMLMREVNGQRPLNYVLPQFIAATKSPLPKVRVGALTAINVFTPRESQAMLNSVDDLLQHLFVLASDESIDVRRQVCRSFVHLIETRPDKLQPHISGLVDYIISQQRSEDEDLACEAAEFWLAVGEHENLWKALQPYLGKIIPVLLECMVYSGEDIALLGGDSDDEEEEDRPEDIMPAFAKKTLTRAINGEGTGGGDLSKGSDTGYTKTTGMEDDDFEEGEIDDDDFDDGDDANPDERWTVRKCSAAALDVFARDFRGAVFEAIFPYLSQNLKHSEWPQREAAVLALGAVAEGAMDVVVPHLPELIPYLISLLEDSEPLVRQITCWTLGRYSAWAANLEDPAQKEQYFVPLMDGILRKMLDKNKKVQEAGASAFANLEEKAGKHLEPYCGPIIHQFVLCFQKYKDRNMYILYDCVQTLAERIGPLLATPELAEKLMPALIRRYNIISDISREVFPLLECLSYVALALGHAFTPYAAPIFMRCVDIIHANLEQGMAAATNSAFEQPDKDFLITSLDLMSAIVQALEGEKSAELVKGSPQPFFELLSFCMEDPTDEVRQSAYALLGDCAKYVFPQLQPHLSAMVPILLKQLDMDNVLDEEMDSGFGVVNNACWSAGEVAMQHGKGMGQWVPELLQRFVEVMTNPRVPKGLTENAAIALGRLGLHNSELLAPALPTFAEDFLSAMQEVDPSEEKATALKGFSMIVGQNPHAMEKVLLDYFAAIAQYQDMNLRSPTKQELHEVFQNVLNVYKQMIPQFNEFIGQMRPQDQQSLKASYAI; from the exons ATGGCGTGGCAGCCCGCCCCCGAGTCCCTAAGGCAGCTCGCTGCCTGTCTCAAGGACTCCCTCAGCGGCTTCGACAAGAATGCCCAGAAGCAGGCGGAAGTG AtgctcgagcaggccaagTCCTCCCCCGACATCAATAATTATCTCGCCTAcatcttctccagctccCAGGTGCCCGATGGCCTGCAATGCGGCGAGCAAGATTATCACCTCGTGCGCTCTGCCGCCGGTATCATGCTCAAGAACAATGTCAAGGCGGAGTGGAAGTCCATCCCCGAGTCGAGCCTGCAGCTTGTCAAGCTCGCCGTCCCCCACGCCCTGCAGGACAAGAACGCGCAGATCAGGGGCTTTGCCGGAAATATTGCGACCGAGGTTATCAAGAAGGGCGGCCTGCTAGGCTGGCCTGACCTTCTCCCTCAGCTCCTCGACATGATTGGAAATGCCAACGGCAATGTCTCAAGcgaaggccaagaaggcgccatgtcggccatggccaagatTTGCGAAGACAACGCCCGCATGCTAATGCGCGAGGTCAATGGCCAGCGACCTCTCAACTATGTCCTACCCCAGTTCATCGCCGCAACCAAGAGCCCGCTGCCCAAGGTCCGAGTGGGGGCGCTTACGGCCATTAACGTCTTTACGCCTCGCGAATCGCAGGCCATGCTTAACTCCGTCGATGACCTCTTGCAGCACCTCTTTGTCCTTGCTAGCGACGAGAGCATCGATGTTCGACGCCAAGTCTGCCGCTCTTTTGTTCATCTCATCGAGACTCGCCCGGACAAGCTCCAGCCCCACATTAGTGGTCTGGTCGACTACATCATCTCGCAGCAGAGAagcgaagacgaggacctcGCTTGCGAGGCTGCCGAGTTTTGGCTTGCCGTTGGTGAGCACGAGAACCTGTGGAAGGCTTTGCAACCCTATCTCGGCAAGATCATCCCGGTCTTGCTGGAGTGCATGGTATATAGCGGCGAGGACATTGCGCTCTTGGGTGGCGACtcggacgatgaggaggaagaggatcGCCCCGAAGACATCATGCCCGCGTTCGCGAAGAAGACCCTCACGAGGGCCATCAACGGTGAGGGAACAGGCGGCGGAGACCTTTCCAAAGGTAGCGACACCGGCTACACAAAGACTACCGGTATGGAGGACGATGATTTTGAGGAGGGCgagatcgacgacgacgatttcgatgacggtgacgacgccaATCCTGACGAACGATGGACCGTGCGCAAATGCTCGGCTGCGGCTCTCGATGTCTTCGCCCGTGACTTTCGTGGCGCCGTGTTTGAAGCAATTTTTCCCTACTTGTCGCAGAACCTCAAGCACAGCGAATGGCCCCAGCGCGAGGCAGCTGTTCTCGCTCTGGGCGCTGTGGCGGAGGGAGCCATGGACGTCGTGGTCCCTCATCTTCCCGAGCTCATTCCGTATCTCATTTCCCTTCTCGAAGACAGCGAGCCGCTCGTCAGGCAAATCACCTGCTGGACCCTAGGACGATATTCGGCGTGGGCAGCGAACTTGGAGGATCCGGCCCAGAAGGAGCAGTATTTTGTGCCCCTGATGGACGGCATCCTGCGCAAGATGCTggacaagaacaagaaggTGCAAGAAGCCGGCGCCTCTGCGTTTGCCAATCTCGAGGAGAAGGCTGGTAAGCATCTTGAGCCATACTGCGGCCCCATCATCCATCAGTTCGTTCTCTGCTTCCAGAAGTACAAGGACCGCAACATGTACATTCTGTACGACTGCGTGCAGACGCTCGCTGAGCGCATCGGCCCTCTGCTGGCGACCCCCGAGCTGGCTGAGAAGTTGATGCCCGCTCTGATAAGACGTTACAACATCATTTCGGACATATCTCGCGAGGTCTTCCCGCTGTTGGAGTGCCTTTCGTACGTCGCTTTGGCCTTGGGTCACGCATTTACCCCGTACGCAGCGCCAATCTTTATGCGATGCGTCGATATTATCCATGCGAACCTGGAGCagggcatggccgccgccaccaactCCGCCTTCGAGCAGCCCGACAAGGACTTTCTCATCACCAGTCTGGACCTGATGAGCGCCATTGTTCAAGCTCTGGAAGGTGAAAAGTCTGCCGAGCTAGTCAAGGGCTCTCCTCAGCCTTTCTTTGAGCTCCTCAGCTTCTGCATGGAAGACCCGACAGATGAAGTGCGACAATCGGCGTACGCGCTCCTCGGAGACTGCGCCAAGTACGTGTTTCCCCAACTGCAGCCTCATCTCTCGGCCATGGTTCCGATTCTGCTCAAACAGCTCGACATGGACAACGTTTTGGATGAGGAGATGGACAGCGGCTTTGGCGTTGTCAACAATGCCTGTTGGtcggccggcgaggtcgccaTGCAGCACGGCAAGGGCATGGGACAATGGGTTCCGGAGCTTCTGCAACGGTTCGTCGAGGTCATGACAAACCCCCGAGTGCCTAAGGGTCTCACGGAgaacgccgccatcgccctcggccgactTGGCCTGCACAATTCGGAGCTTCTGGCGCCTGCGCTACCGACTTTTGCGGAAGACTTCCTGAGCGCCATGCAGGAAGTCGACCCGTCCGAGGAAAAGGCTACGGCTTTGAAAGGCTTCTCCATGATCGTGGGTCAAAACCCGCACGCCATGGAGAAGGTCTTGCTGGATTACTTTGCTGCCATTGCACAGTACCAGGACATGAATCTGCGGAGCCCAACCAAGCAGGAGCTTCACGAGGTGTTCCAGAAC GTCCTCAACGTGTACAAGCAAATGATCCCTCAGTTCAATGAATTTATTGGCCAGATGCGACCGCAGGACCAGCAGAGCCTGAAGGCGAGCTACGCCATCTGA
- a CDS encoding uncharacterized protein (COG:S~EggNog:ENOG503NUWV): protein MRPLTTTTTTTTTPPSYPPSEDPAAFAATLSAAPSPFLYPEQLGMLPLPESPVPSSSTPHFAAPRHHHRQTASVSSGLHPASPLTQTPLVPPADVPHGLEGKRRAD, encoded by the coding sequence ATGAGGccgctcaccaccaccaccaccaccaccaccaccccgcctAGCTACCCGCCCTCGGAGGACCCAGCCGCCTTTGCGGCCACGCTGTCCGCAGCTCCATCGCCTTTTCTCTACCCTGAGCAGCTCGGCATGCTTCCCTTGCCCGAGTCGCCAGTGCCCTCGAGCAGCACTCCGCACTTTGCGGCCCCgaggcaccaccaccgccagacAGCCTCGGTGTCCTCGGGCCTGCACCCGGCCTCGCCCCTTACCCAGACTCCCCTGGTCCCGCCTGCGGACGTGCCGCACGGGCTCGAGGGcaagcgccgcgccgactga
- a CDS encoding uncharacterized protein (COG:S~EggNog:ENOG503NUWV): MAGPGGGPPRRSHTKSRKGCETCKRRHIRCDENFPQCRNCTKHKIRCPYNDVQVPDAERSTTPDKPDLMWTPQIEAAIGEWQATGVFPFPSLGVYPAPMPHMYPVEDLRLIYHVASLYHQLASIDANNFTLWTRHIPTLLRIGATTPYVMHALLAFSAMHIAFLTDCPLVGSMAFEHRGIALSGLHEAINSFSRETSDAILAASLVLSWQATDWRSWTQLMQGTSTVIDAMDAWKHESLFGDFIAESSTFPTAPPSPAPDHRPSQPRDEDLAAYQRTLEQVQKVEAHLKRNKEETTQVQHLIGFLKGARKISPTLSIAGQYERLQPLRTWLFWMPVGYLQNYHGSPNSLVIIAHLYTVAILMERLFPEIGAAYFGSLSISPVEEIARRLMSYSVAGHHTADGTQQQTPLTLMEFPIDTVGEFRSRMGWIHPERTPSFPQFNPPNFPTARGLGLAPPHSAADQQQQQQQQQHYMPYGNVSFSYSAEEMPILNSASIPGQAQPPSVSPLMLSSPFSNQQYLGIPSPSYHGAYSPASSTFEGSVAYSDSEDYSSAFDLAGAASYDHGHQPAMLGEAHRSYGVGFVPPHQPVWI, encoded by the exons ATGGCCGGTCCCGGTGGTGGTCCCCCTCGCCGCAG TCACACCAAGTCCCGCAAGGGCTGTGAAACCTG CAAGCGTCGTCACATCCGCTGCGACGAAAACTTCCCGCAATG CCGCAACTGCACCAAGCACAAGATCCGCTGCCCGTACAACGACGTACAGGTGCCTGACGCCGAGCGCTCCACGACGCCGGACAAGCCCGACCTCATGTGGACGCCGCAGATCGAGGCGGCCATTGGCGAGTGGCAGGCAACCGGCGTCTTCCCCTTCCCGTCGCTCGGCGTCTACCCGGCCCCCATGCCGCACATGTACCCGGTCGAGGACCTCCGCCTCATCTACCACGTCGCCAGCCTGTACCATCAGCTCGCCTCCATCGACGCCAACAACTTTACTCTGTGGACCCGCCACATCCCGAC TCTGCTGCGCATCGGAGCGACCACGCCCTACGTCATGCACGCTCTGCTCGCCTTCTCGGCCATGCACATCGCCTTCCTCACCGACTGTCCCCTGGTCGGCAGCATGGCCTTCGAGCACCGTGGCATCGCCCTGAGCGGCCTGCACGAGGCCATCAACTCCTTCTCGCGCGAGACGTCGGACGCCATTCTGGCCGCGTCCCTTGTGCTCTCGTGGCAGGCCACAGACTG GCGCAGCTGGACCCAGCTCATGCAGGGCACGTCGaccgtcatcgacgccatggacgcctGGAAGCACGAGTCGCTGTTCGGCGACTTCATCGCCGAGAGCAGCACGTtccccacggcgccgccctcgccagctcCGGACCAccggcccagccagccccggGATGAGGATCTCGCCGCCTATCAGCGGACCCTGGAGCAGGTGCAAAAGGTCGAGGCTCACCTCAAGCGCAACAAGGAGGAGACGACGCAGGTCCAGCACCTCATCGGCTTCCTCAAGGGCGCCCGCAAGATCAGCCCTACGCTCTCCATCGCCGGCCAGTACGAGCGCCTCCAGCCGCTGCGCACCTGGCTCTTCTGGATGCCCGTCGGCTACCTGCAAAACTACCACGGCTCGCCCAACTCGCTCGTCATCATTGCCCACCTGTACACTGTCGCTATCCTCATGGAGCGCCTGTTCCCTGAGATCGGCGCCGCCTACTTTGGCAGCCTGTCCAtctcgcccgtcgaggagatcgcccgccgcctcatgTCGTACAGCGTGGCCGGCCATCacaccgccgacggcacccagcagcagacgcccCTGACCCTCATGGAGTTCCCCATCGACACCGTCGGCGAGTTTCGCTCTCGCATGGGCTGGATCCATCCGGAGAGGACGCCGTCCTTCCCGCAGTTCAACCCGCCCAATTTCccgacggcgcgcggcctgggcctcgCACCGCCTcactcggccgccgaccagcagcagcagcagcagcagcagcagcactacATGCCCTACGGCAACGTCTCCTTCAGCTACAGCGCCGAAGAGATGCCCATCCTCAACAGCGCCTCCATCCCGGGCCAGGCCCAGCCACCCTCGGTCAGCCCGCTCATGCTGTCGTCTCCCTTCTCAAACCAGCAGTACCTCGGGATCCCGTCGCCCTCGTACCACGGCGCCTACAGcccggcctcgtccaccttTGAAGGGTCCGTCGCCTACAGCGACTCGGAGGACTACTCGTCTGCCTTCGACCTGGCCGGTGCCGCCTCCTACGATCACGGCCATCAGCCGGCCATGCTTGGCGAGGCACATCGCAGCTACGGCGTCGGGTTCGTCCCTCCCCACCAGCCCGTGTGGATCTAG
- a CDS encoding Carnosine N-methyltransferase (COG:G~EggNog:ENOG503NWES) gives MPQEWVGIAKHSDIDKARSTIRQFYRDWTEEGAAEREACYGPVMRTMEKERARLPDKGPLKVLVPGAGLGRLVFELCRSGYVAEGNEISYHQLMASSYILNECEAAGKHTIYPWVHTFSNHLTRANHLRGCKVPDIHPATTLAANSQKVGGMSMCAADFLCLYGDDAHQEAYDAVASVFFLDTAPNLIRYLEVIYHCLRPGGVLINIGPLLWHFEHNPPGNHGTDDDGDGQHDLKNSSGIADPGSFELSNDEVMALVGRLGFEVEWQQAGIDAPYIQDRESMLQTAYKASAWVARKPAAVTT, from the coding sequence ATGCCGCAGGAGTGGGTTGGCATCGCTAAGCACTCCGACATTGACAAGGCCAGGAGCACGATTCGCCAATTCTACCGGGATTGGACGGAAGAGGGTGCGGCGGAACGCGAAGCCTGCTATGGACCGGTCATGAGGACCATGGAGAAGGAGAGGGCGCGGCTGCCGGACAAGGGGCCGCTCAAGGTGCTCGTGCCGGGCGCGGGCTTGGGGAGACTGGTATTTGAGCTATGCCGCAGCGGGTACGTGGCGGAGGGTAACGAGATCTCGTACCATCAGCTGATGGCATCGTCGTACATTCTCAACGAGTGCGAGGCCGCGGGGAAGCACACCATATACCCCTGGGTGCACACCTTCTCGAATCACCTCACGCGGGCGAATCACCTCCGTGGGTGCAAGGTCCCCGACATCCACCCAGCTAcgaccctcgccgccaatAGCCAGAAAGTCGGAGGCATGTCCATGTGCGCAGCCGACTTCCTGTGCCtctacggcgacgacgcacaCCAAGAGGCCTACGACGCAGTGGCGAGCGTCTTCTTTCTCGACACGGCACCCAACCTGATTCGATACCTCGAGGTCATCTACCACTGCCTccggcccggcggcgtgctcATCAACATTGGGCCCCTGCTCTGGCACTTTGAGCACAACCCGCCGGGGAACCacgggacggacgacgacggcgacgggcagcatGACCTCAAGAACTCATCGGGCATCGCGGACCCGGGAAGCTTCGAGCTGTCTAATGATGAGGTTATGGCTTTGGTGGGGAGGCTAGGCTTTGAGGTCGAGTGGCAGCAGGCCGGCATCGATGCGCCGTATATCCAAGACCGCGAGAGCATGCTGCAGACAGCGTACAAGGCCAGCGCATGGGTGGCGCgcaagccggcggcggtcacgACATGA
- a CDS encoding uncharacterized protein (COG:S~EggNog:ENOG503P5RD) — translation MEFAAGGAEGQTAELSIPLPKSLDTRIYIRLSTQAKAIMLSLTTASQDELAAPKSMGSFVYGIPDRFNAQQPLATTLFSHEPTVEFTTRLARLLARRANLPVYVTNSMSFANAGMGGTVEEEMEALKGIVEVVLTRLRDAGMVSK, via the exons ATGGAATTTgccgcaggcggcgccgaagGGCAGACCGCTGAGCTGTCCATCCCACTACCTAAATCACTAGACACGCGCATCTACATTCGCCTCTCCAcgcaggccaaggccatcatgcTCTCCCTCACAACGGCGTCTCaggacgagctcgccgcccccaagTCCATGGGCTCATTCGTCTACGGCATACCTGAT CGATTCaacgcccagcagccgctcgCCACGACCCTCTTCTCCCATGAGCCGACCGTGGAATTTACCACGCGCCTGGCAAGACTTCTTGCTCGCAGAGCTAATCTGCCTGTTTACGTCACCAACTCGATGAGCTTTGCCAACGCTGGGATGGGGGGCACCGTCGAagaggagatggaggccctcaagggcatcgtcgaggtcgttCTGACCCGCCTTCGAGATGCCGGAATGGTCTCGAAATAG
- a CDS encoding Carnosine N-methyltransferase (COG:G~EggNog:ENOG503NWES) — MSHETASQPTAADDHTWNGVEESIEDPEEVRVIFCALDSFSQYAKAAHFNLTHLRRRSFYALPQAHWKLLADQPFNFLETLDKVDDAIDSNAELARAIVEVGLTAFRSLATMPQEWVGIAKHSDIDKARSTIRQFYRDWTEEGAAEREACYGPVMRTMEKERARLPDKGPLKVLVPGAGLGRLVFELCRSGYVAEGNEISYHQLMASSYILNECEAAGKHTIYPWVHTFSNHLTRANHLRGCKVPDIHPATTLAANSQKVGGMSMCAADFLCLYGDDAHQEAYDAVASVFFLDTAPNLIRYLEVIYHCLRPGGVLINIGPLLWHFEHNPPGNHGTDDDGDGQHDLKNSSGIADPGSFELSNDEVMALVGRLGFEVEWQQAGIDAPYIQDRESMLQTAYKASAWVARKPAAVTT; from the exons ATGAGCCACGAAACGGCATCACAGCCGACTGCGGCCGATGACCATACCTGgaacggcgtcgaggagagcATCGAGGATCCCGAAGAGGTCAGAGTCATATTCTGCGCCCTAGATTCGTTCTC GCAATACGCCAAAGCAGCACACTTCAACCTCACCCACCTCCGACGGCGCTCATTCTATGCTCTCCCGCAGGCTCACTGGAAGCTCCTTGCGGACCAGCCATTCAACTTCCTCGAAACGCTAGACAAGGTGGACGATGCCATAGACTCCAATGCCGAACTGGCTCGTGCCATTGTCGAGGTTGGACTGACGGCTTTTCGCTCCCTCGCCACCATGCCGCAGGAGTGGGTTGGCATCGCTAAGCACTCCGACATTGACAAGGCCAGGAGCACGATTCGCCAATTCTACCGGGATTGGACGGAAGAGGGTGCGGCGGAACGCGAAGCCTGCTATGGACCGGTCATGAGGACCATGGAGAAGGAGAGGGCGCGGCTGCCGGACAAGGGGCCGCTCAAGGTGCTCGTGCCGGGCGCGGGCTTGGGGAGACTGGTATTTGAGCTATGCCGCAGCGGGTACGTGGCGGAGGGTAACGAGATCTCGTACCATCAGCTGATGGCATCGTCGTACATTCTCAACGAGTGCGAGGCCGCGGGGAAGCACACCATATACCCCTGGGTGCACACCTTCTCGAATCACCTCACGCGGGCGAATCACCTCCGTGGGTGCAAGGTCCCCGACATCCACCCAGCTAcgaccctcgccgccaatAGCCAGAAAGTCGGAGGCATGTCCATGTGCGCAGCCGACTTCCTGTGCCtctacggcgacgacgcacaCCAAGAGGCCTACGACGCAGTGGCGAGCGTCTTCTTTCTCGACACGGCACCCAACCTGATTCGATACCTCGAGGTCATCTACCACTGCCTccggcccggcggcgtgctcATCAACATTGGGCCCCTGCTCTGGCACTTTGAGCACAACCCGCCGGGGAACCacgggacggacgacgacggcgacgggcagcatGACCTCAAGAACTCATCGGGCATCGCGGACCCGGGAAGCTTCGAGCTGTCTAATGATGAGGTTATGGCTTTGGTGGGGAGGCTAGGCTTTGAGGTCGAGTGGCAGCAGGCCGGCATCGATGCGCCGTATATCCAAGACCGCGAGAGCATGCTGCAGACAGCGTACAAGGCCAGCGCATGGGTGGCGCgcaagccggcggcggtcacgACATGA
- a CDS encoding uncharacterized protein (COG:Q~EggNog:ENOG503NV8X), protein MAEAQLHDFPSLFSLKGKVAVVTGGSRGLGLHAASAFLQAGASTVFISSRKASACDEAVAALNALPNLAPGARAIAVPADSSTQAGVDDLLAQVRRHTDKVDILFANAGATWGEAFDAHPDKAFAKVMDLNVKAVFNTIRDFTPLLEAAAAANDGPNGGRGEPSRVIITASAAGLGVGTIGKQGTYGYSASKAAVIHLGRNLAIELGPRRITVNSICPGFFPSKMSNGLLEISGGADKAAQGNPTGRLGRPEDIAGVVVYLASRAGSHVNGEAIAIDGGAVWVRGELMRPGEAKL, encoded by the exons ATGGCAGAGGCGCAGCTCCACGATTTCCCGTCGCTCTTCTccctcaagggcaaggtcgccgtcgtcaccggcgggtcgcgtggcctcggcctgcatgCCGCTTCCGC CTTCCTGCAagccggcgcctccaccgTCTTCATCTCGTCCCGCaaggcctcggcctgcgacgaggccgtcgccgcgctcaacGCCCTCCCCAACCTCGCCCCGGGGgcgcgcgccatcgccgtccccgccgacTCGAGCACCCAGGCCGGCGTGGACGACCTGCTCGCCCAGGTGCGCCGGCACACGGACAAGGTGGACATACTCttcgccaacgccggcgccacctgGGGCGAGGCCTTTGACGCCCACCCGGACAAGGCCTTTGCCAAGGTCATGGACCTCAACGTAAAGGCCGTCTTCAACACCATCCGTGACTTTacgccgctgctcgaggctgccgccgccgccaacgatgGCCCCaatggaggaagaggcgagCCCAGccgcgtcatcatcaccgccagcgccgccgggctcggcgtcggcaccaTCGGCAAGCAGGGCACCTACGGCTACTcggccagcaaggccgccgtcatccaTCTCGGCCGCAACCTCGCCATCGAGCTCGGCCCCCGCCGCATCACCGTCAACTCCATCTGCCCGGGCTTCTTCCCCAGCAAGATGTCCAACGGCCTGCTCGAGatctcgggcggcgccgacaaggctGCCCAGGGGAACCCCACcggccgcctgggccgccccGAGGACATTGCCGGCGTGGTCGTCTACCTCGCCAGCAGGGCCGGCTCCCACGTcaacggcgaggccatcgccatcgacggcggcgctgtctGGGTCCGCGGAGAGCTCATGCGGCCCGGCGAGGCGAAACTGTAG